A region from the Andrena cerasifolii isolate SP2316 chromosome 9, iyAndCera1_principal, whole genome shotgun sequence genome encodes:
- the LOC143372841 gene encoding solute carrier family 35 member F2 isoform X2, producing the protein MEKIEVPPCREGRRRERGRASAPPPPPVVNSPRAKMHHGMGVSAGDRRCVQNMAMQPRNGVCDKIENYISELGQWAVWRAIIMGQFLSLVLCFMTLANHHINTTYQLSLPTGQNLPHYIMMCLVYTTWMSCRGVGNGLISVIRARGWRYLLLALIDVEACTLITSSHQFTSLVSIQLLDCVAIPVALALSCLVLGVRYRMVHIVGVSVCLMGVGCLVWAGIDDNKDPASTGKNQLVGDMLCLGGAVLFSVTTVLQELAVKTVDIIEYLGMIGFFGTLLCCAQTAVLESLKLESFQWNNAPVITFLVVYCITQFVFFSLVPVILFESGATALQLALLTADSFNVLSGMLVHHYKFHALYFVSYTLTMAGIYIYAIKRTPMSSNSRRQHIEPPVPDYRHMSHPDVGEVEMATSSRMSGVSGTLDMRASTLGSERETMEATSLPPSVSSDTAFTSFYGSYYD; encoded by the exons atggaaaagatcGAGGTCCCTCCTTGCAGAGAGGGCCGACGGAGGGAAAGAGGTCGCGCAAGCGCCCCTCCTCCACCACCGGTGGTTAACAGCCCGAGGGCGAAAATGCACCATGGCATGGGAGTGTCAGCGGGCGATCGTCGCTGCGTCCAAAATATGGCGATGCAGCCCAGGAACGGGGTCTGCGACAAAATCGAAAATTACATATCCGAGCTGGGACAGTG GGCAGTATGGAGGGCGATAATAATGGGGCAATTCTTGTCCCTGGTGTTGTGCTTCATGACCCTCGCGAATCACCACATCAACACCACGTATCAACTCTCGCTGCCGACCG GACAGAACCTGCCGCATTACATTATGATGTGCCTTGTATACACAACCTGGATGTCCTGCAGAGGGGTTGGCAACGGCCTAATTTCAGTGATAAGAGCCCGCGGATGGAGGTACTTGTTGTTGGCACTCATTGATGTTGAAGCGTGCACACTTATAACATCCTCGCATCAATTCACCAGCCTAGTTAGTATACAG TTGCTCGACTGTGTAGCTATACCAGTTGCACTGGCGTTGTCGTGTTTGGTTCTCGGTGTGAGGTATCGAATGGTACACATCGTCGGCGTTTCCGTTTGCTTGATGGGGGTGGGATGCCTGGTTTGGGCAGGGATCGACGACAATAAGGACCCCGCCTCTACAG GGAAGAATCAGCTTGTCGGGGACATGCTGTGCCTCGGCGGCGCGGTACTCTTCTCGGTGACTACGGTGCTGCAGGAGCTGGCCGTTAAGACGGTCGATATTATCGAGTATCTCGGTATGATCGGTTTCTTCGGTACGCTATTGTGCTGCGCGCAGAC GGCCGTGCTGGAGAGCCTCAAGTTAGAATCGTTTCAGTGGAACAACGCACCAGTGATCACGTTCCTGGTGGTTTACTGCATCACGCAGTTCGTGTTTTTCTCTCTGGTGCCTGTTATATTGTTCGAGTCGGGTGCGACCGCGTTGCAACTGGCGTTGCTCACTGCGGACTCGTTCAACGTTCTGTCCGGGATGTTGGTCCATCATTATAAG TTTCACGCATTGTATTTCGTCTCGTACACGCTAACAATGGCTGGCATATACATATACGCGATAAAGAGAACGCCGATGTCGTCGAACTCGCGGAGGCAACACATTGAACCCCCTGTTCCAGATTACAG ACACATGTCTCATCCCGATGTCGGGGAGGTGGAAATGGCGACAAGCTCAAGGATGTCTGGGGTGAGTGGCACGTTAGATATGAGGGCGTCTACCCTCGGTAGCGAAAGGGAAACGATGGAAGCGACGAGCTTGCCACCGAGCGTTAGCTCTGACACAGCCTTCACCTCCTTCTACGGCAGCTATTACGACTAA
- the LOC143372841 gene encoding solute carrier family 35 member F1 isoform X3, with the protein MNHWPGIYHQLGIAFCEIGQNLPHYIMMCLVYTTWMSCRGVGNGLISVIRARGWRYLLLALIDVEACTLITSSHQFTSLVSIQLLDCVAIPVALALSCLVLGVRYRMVHIVGVSVCLMGVGCLVWAGIDDNKDPASTGKNQLVGDMLCLGGAVLFSVTTVLQELAVKTVDIIEYLGMIGFFGTLLCCAQTAVLESLKLESFQWNNAPVITFLVVYCITQFVFFSLVPVILFESGATALQLALLTADSFNVLSGMLVHHYKFHALYFVSYTLTMAGIYIYAIKRTPMSSNSRRQHIEPPVPDYSDVILRHMSHPDVGEVEMATSSRMSGVSGTLDMRASTLGSERETMEATSLPPSVSSDTAFTSFYGSYYD; encoded by the exons ATGAATCATTGGCCAGGCATCTATCATCAGCTGGGGATTGCTTTCTGCGAGATAGGACAGAACCTGCCGCATTACATTATGATGTGCCTTGTATACACAACCTGGATGTCCTGCAGAGGGGTTGGCAACGGCCTAATTTCAGTGATAAGAGCCCGCGGATGGAGGTACTTGTTGTTGGCACTCATTGATGTTGAAGCGTGCACACTTATAACATCCTCGCATCAATTCACCAGCCTAGTTAGTATACAG TTGCTCGACTGTGTAGCTATACCAGTTGCACTGGCGTTGTCGTGTTTGGTTCTCGGTGTGAGGTATCGAATGGTACACATCGTCGGCGTTTCCGTTTGCTTGATGGGGGTGGGATGCCTGGTTTGGGCAGGGATCGACGACAATAAGGACCCCGCCTCTACAG GGAAGAATCAGCTTGTCGGGGACATGCTGTGCCTCGGCGGCGCGGTACTCTTCTCGGTGACTACGGTGCTGCAGGAGCTGGCCGTTAAGACGGTCGATATTATCGAGTATCTCGGTATGATCGGTTTCTTCGGTACGCTATTGTGCTGCGCGCAGAC GGCCGTGCTGGAGAGCCTCAAGTTAGAATCGTTTCAGTGGAACAACGCACCAGTGATCACGTTCCTGGTGGTTTACTGCATCACGCAGTTCGTGTTTTTCTCTCTGGTGCCTGTTATATTGTTCGAGTCGGGTGCGACCGCGTTGCAACTGGCGTTGCTCACTGCGGACTCGTTCAACGTTCTGTCCGGGATGTTGGTCCATCATTATAAG TTTCACGCATTGTATTTCGTCTCGTACACGCTAACAATGGCTGGCATATACATATACGCGATAAAGAGAACGCCGATGTCGTCGAACTCGCGGAGGCAACACATTGAACCCCCTGTTCCAGATTACAG TGACGTCATTTTAAGACACATGTCTCATCCCGATGTCGGGGAGGTGGAAATGGCGACAAGCTCAAGGATGTCTGGGGTGAGTGGCACGTTAGATATGAGGGCGTCTACCCTCGGTAGCGAAAGGGAAACGATGGAAGCGACGAGCTTGCCACCGAGCGTTAGCTCTGACACAGCCTTCACCTCCTTCTACGGCAGCTATTACGACTAA
- the LOC143372841 gene encoding solute carrier family 35 member F2 isoform X1, whose translation MEKIEVPPCREGRRRERGRASAPPPPPVVNSPRAKMHHGMGVSAGDRRCVQNMAMQPRNGVCDKIENYISELGQWAVWRAIIMGQFLSLVLCFMTLANHHINTTYQLSLPTGQNLPHYIMMCLVYTTWMSCRGVGNGLISVIRARGWRYLLLALIDVEACTLITSSHQFTSLVSIQLLDCVAIPVALALSCLVLGVRYRMVHIVGVSVCLMGVGCLVWAGIDDNKDPASTGKNQLVGDMLCLGGAVLFSVTTVLQELAVKTVDIIEYLGMIGFFGTLLCCAQTAVLESLKLESFQWNNAPVITFLVVYCITQFVFFSLVPVILFESGATALQLALLTADSFNVLSGMLVHHYKFHALYFVSYTLTMAGIYIYAIKRTPMSSNSRRQHIEPPVPDYSDVILRHMSHPDVGEVEMATSSRMSGVSGTLDMRASTLGSERETMEATSLPPSVSSDTAFTSFYGSYYD comes from the exons atggaaaagatcGAGGTCCCTCCTTGCAGAGAGGGCCGACGGAGGGAAAGAGGTCGCGCAAGCGCCCCTCCTCCACCACCGGTGGTTAACAGCCCGAGGGCGAAAATGCACCATGGCATGGGAGTGTCAGCGGGCGATCGTCGCTGCGTCCAAAATATGGCGATGCAGCCCAGGAACGGGGTCTGCGACAAAATCGAAAATTACATATCCGAGCTGGGACAGTG GGCAGTATGGAGGGCGATAATAATGGGGCAATTCTTGTCCCTGGTGTTGTGCTTCATGACCCTCGCGAATCACCACATCAACACCACGTATCAACTCTCGCTGCCGACCG GACAGAACCTGCCGCATTACATTATGATGTGCCTTGTATACACAACCTGGATGTCCTGCAGAGGGGTTGGCAACGGCCTAATTTCAGTGATAAGAGCCCGCGGATGGAGGTACTTGTTGTTGGCACTCATTGATGTTGAAGCGTGCACACTTATAACATCCTCGCATCAATTCACCAGCCTAGTTAGTATACAG TTGCTCGACTGTGTAGCTATACCAGTTGCACTGGCGTTGTCGTGTTTGGTTCTCGGTGTGAGGTATCGAATGGTACACATCGTCGGCGTTTCCGTTTGCTTGATGGGGGTGGGATGCCTGGTTTGGGCAGGGATCGACGACAATAAGGACCCCGCCTCTACAG GGAAGAATCAGCTTGTCGGGGACATGCTGTGCCTCGGCGGCGCGGTACTCTTCTCGGTGACTACGGTGCTGCAGGAGCTGGCCGTTAAGACGGTCGATATTATCGAGTATCTCGGTATGATCGGTTTCTTCGGTACGCTATTGTGCTGCGCGCAGAC GGCCGTGCTGGAGAGCCTCAAGTTAGAATCGTTTCAGTGGAACAACGCACCAGTGATCACGTTCCTGGTGGTTTACTGCATCACGCAGTTCGTGTTTTTCTCTCTGGTGCCTGTTATATTGTTCGAGTCGGGTGCGACCGCGTTGCAACTGGCGTTGCTCACTGCGGACTCGTTCAACGTTCTGTCCGGGATGTTGGTCCATCATTATAAG TTTCACGCATTGTATTTCGTCTCGTACACGCTAACAATGGCTGGCATATACATATACGCGATAAAGAGAACGCCGATGTCGTCGAACTCGCGGAGGCAACACATTGAACCCCCTGTTCCAGATTACAG TGACGTCATTTTAAGACACATGTCTCATCCCGATGTCGGGGAGGTGGAAATGGCGACAAGCTCAAGGATGTCTGGGGTGAGTGGCACGTTAGATATGAGGGCGTCTACCCTCGGTAGCGAAAGGGAAACGATGGAAGCGACGAGCTTGCCACCGAGCGTTAGCTCTGACACAGCCTTCACCTCCTTCTACGGCAGCTATTACGACTAA